In the genome of Halobacterium noricense, one region contains:
- a CDS encoding carbon-nitrogen family hydrolase, whose translation MRVALAQIAVEGAAVDANVERAVTAIREAASGGADLVCLPELFNVGFFAFDAYQREAEPLDGPSLSAVREAAVEADIAVLAGSIVEDLAETEGGPDEDGLANTSVLFDSDGERLLAYRKHHLFGYESAEAQLLTPGERVPTAELGGFTAAVTTCYDLRFPELYRELVADGVDLLLVPSAWPYPRVEHWKLLPQARAVENLAYVAAVNGSGKFDDAELLGRSAVYDPWGTPVASTGDQPNIVYADLDPERVATVREEFPALDDRRHQLANTRDT comes from the coding sequence ATGCGCGTCGCACTCGCCCAGATTGCCGTCGAGGGTGCCGCCGTGGACGCAAACGTCGAGCGCGCTGTCACAGCCATCCGGGAGGCCGCCAGCGGGGGCGCGGACCTCGTCTGTCTGCCGGAGCTGTTCAACGTCGGCTTCTTCGCGTTCGACGCCTACCAGCGCGAGGCCGAACCGCTGGACGGCCCCTCCCTCTCCGCGGTCCGCGAGGCGGCCGTCGAGGCGGACATCGCCGTGCTCGCGGGCAGCATCGTCGAGGACTTGGCCGAAACCGAGGGCGGCCCCGACGAGGACGGCCTCGCGAACACGAGCGTGCTCTTCGACAGCGACGGCGAGCGCCTGCTCGCGTACCGGAAACACCACCTGTTCGGCTACGAGTCCGCGGAAGCCCAACTGTTGACCCCCGGCGAGCGCGTGCCGACCGCCGAACTCGGCGGGTTCACCGCCGCCGTCACGACGTGCTACGACCTCCGGTTCCCGGAGCTCTACCGCGAACTGGTCGCCGACGGCGTCGACCTCCTGCTCGTGCCGTCGGCGTGGCCGTACCCGCGCGTCGAGCACTGGAAGCTGCTGCCGCAGGCGCGCGCCGTCGAGAACCTCGCGTACGTCGCCGCCGTCAACGGCAGCGGTAAATTCGACGACGCGGAACTGCTCGGCCGCTCGGCGGTGTACGACCCCTGGGGCACCCCGGTCGCGAGCACGGGCGACCAGCCCAACATCGTCTACGCCGACCTCGACCCCGAGCGCGTCGCCACCGTCCGCGAGGAGTTCCCCGCACTCGACGACCGCCGGCACCAACTCGCGAACACCCGCGATACGTGA